In Bacteriovorax stolpii, a single genomic region encodes these proteins:
- a CDS encoding L,D-transpeptidase family protein produces MTILMALFITTLTTAEAYQVDEVRVYKTRHRMEMLYQGEITKVYTVMLSRGGMAPKRREGDKLVPEGEYRFDYKNPYSSFYKSIHINYPNPEDVARARDMRVNPGFEIFLHGMPNYLTELSVILDDGSLELLFPGVGKDWTAGCIALTNREMQEVWDNLEPPVMITIYH; encoded by the coding sequence ATGACAATACTCATGGCCCTTTTCATTACGACTCTAACCACTGCGGAAGCTTACCAAGTCGATGAAGTCCGTGTTTATAAAACAAGGCACAGGATGGAGATGCTTTATCAGGGAGAAATCACCAAGGTCTACACCGTCATGCTCTCTCGCGGGGGAATGGCCCCTAAAAGGCGCGAAGGTGATAAACTCGTCCCTGAAGGCGAATACCGCTTTGATTATAAAAACCCTTACTCGAGTTTTTATAAATCAATCCATATCAATTACCCCAACCCGGAAGACGTGGCCCGCGCCCGCGATATGCGCGTGAATCCAGGTTTTGAAATCTTTCTTCATGGAATGCCAAACTATCTCACTGAACTTTCGGTGATTCTCGATGATGGCTCCTTAGAGCTTTTATTTCCAGGAGTGGGAAAAGACTGGACGGCGGGTTGTATTGCTCTTACCAACAGAGAAATGCAGGAGGTGTGGGATAACCTTGAGCCTCCGGTGATGATTACTATTTACCATTAG
- a CDS encoding hydroxyacid dehydrogenase, which produces MKPFIVVPDGFDKSLFEELKKNSNLEVHPTSKVSQDELKTLLPKVNGLIIRSATTVNAELLELAPNLKIVIRAGEGTDNIDKTLCAAKGVKVANTPGANNNSAAEQAVALMMSCLRNTPFANKTMHEGKWEKNALTGLELWKKKVGIVGFGRIGQIVAKRISGFEPEVLFFDPVMEKSDLANTRKVTDLKEIFSTCDIVTIHTPLLPQTKGMVTGELLNLMKKDAILINAARGGIVDEEALYTLLKDKKIRCAGFDVFATEPLPADSKLIELDNLIMSPHVGASTEEAQFRVGEMAVHQINEFFVNNNLLNEVKGK; this is translated from the coding sequence ATGAAACCTTTTATTGTCGTTCCAGACGGCTTTGATAAGTCTCTATTTGAAGAACTAAAAAAGAATTCAAATCTTGAAGTACACCCGACTTCAAAAGTTTCTCAAGATGAATTAAAAACTCTTCTGCCGAAAGTGAATGGATTAATCATCAGGTCGGCGACAACAGTCAACGCTGAACTTCTTGAACTTGCCCCAAATCTAAAAATCGTTATCCGCGCCGGAGAAGGAACAGATAACATCGACAAAACTCTTTGTGCCGCTAAAGGTGTAAAAGTTGCCAACACTCCAGGAGCAAACAACAACTCTGCTGCTGAACAAGCTGTGGCACTTATGATGTCGTGTTTAAGAAACACTCCGTTTGCCAATAAAACTATGCACGAAGGAAAGTGGGAGAAAAACGCTCTTACCGGCCTTGAGTTATGGAAGAAAAAAGTTGGTATCGTTGGTTTCGGCCGCATCGGACAAATCGTAGCAAAAAGAATTTCTGGGTTTGAGCCAGAAGTTCTATTCTTCGATCCAGTCATGGAAAAATCTGATCTAGCTAACACCAGAAAAGTCACTGACCTAAAAGAAATCTTTTCTACTTGTGACATCGTGACAATCCACACTCCACTACTTCCACAAACAAAAGGAATGGTGACAGGTGAACTTCTAAACCTTATGAAAAAAGACGCTATCCTGATCAATGCCGCTCGCGGTGGAATCGTCGATGAAGAAGCTCTTTACACACTTCTTAAAGACAAAAAAATCAGATGTGCTGGTTTCGACGTTTTTGCAACTGAGCCCTTGCCGGCCGATTCAAAACTTATCGAACTAGACAACCTCATCATGTCTCCACACGTTGGTGCTTCAACTGAAGAAGCTCAATTCAGAGTAGGAGAAATGGCAGTTCACCAAATCAATGAGTTCTTCGTAAACAATAACCTACTCAACGAAGTAAAAGGAAAGTAA
- a CDS encoding deoxycytidylate deaminase — MTDTTDQKINFIPSKSALSWDEYFMLQAMIAAFKSKDPSTKVGSVFVDKSNHQITMGYNGFVAGIDESKVPWGKDKSAPLEFQKYGYVVHSEANAILHATRSLEGSRAYVTHFPCNECAKLIASSKVKEVIYLSDKHHEQETNRIAKKIFDLSGITYRQMSFPAEALHKLTDHLQNLLTDI, encoded by the coding sequence ATGACAGACACAACAGACCAAAAAATTAACTTTATTCCCTCGAAATCTGCGCTTTCTTGGGACGAATACTTCATGCTTCAGGCGATGATCGCGGCCTTTAAATCAAAAGACCCGTCGACAAAGGTCGGATCAGTTTTCGTCGACAAAAGCAATCACCAGATCACTATGGGCTATAACGGGTTTGTTGCAGGAATCGACGAATCAAAAGTTCCCTGGGGAAAAGACAAGTCCGCTCCCCTAGAGTTCCAAAAATACGGCTACGTTGTTCACTCTGAAGCCAATGCTATTTTACATGCCACGCGTTCTTTAGAAGGCTCACGCGCCTATGTGACTCATTTTCCATGTAATGAATGCGCGAAACTGATCGCTTCGTCTAAAGTAAAAGAAGTTATTTATCTTTCAGATAAGCATCATGAGCAGGAAACAAACAGAATTGCTAAGAAGATCTTCGATCTTTCAGGGATCACTTACCGTCAGATGAGTTTTCCGGCCGAAGCCCTTCATAAACTAACTGACCACCTTCAAAACCTTTTAACTGACATTTAG
- a CDS encoding adenylosuccinate synthase: MKTLAIIGAQWGDEGKGKITDLLSEKCDVVVRYQGGNNAGHTIIVDGKKIVLHLIPSGILHPHCASVIGHGVVFEPEAFQKELQNVADAGIKVTSENLKISENATIITSYNKLLDAARESQGSVKIGTTGKGIGPAYEDKVGRRAVKLKDLFDLENLKKKLARNLGEKEILFKHRYNIDFPSIEEEAARLFELGKKVQPFVCDTFSFLDKAVQANKKILFEGAQGILLDVDYGTYPFVTSSSTSLGGIYTGAGIPESSVQEVLAITKAYTTRVGEGPFPTELFDEVGEKIQTIGKEFGATTGRKRRCGWLDLPLLKYSVKASNLTSIALTKLDILCFVDELKVCVAYEYEGKQIDCAYPGIDLYKAKPVYKTLKPFKDDFTNKTDKDLSPELNAYIKEIETFLGIPVGILAFGPERKEILFRKNYF, translated from the coding sequence ATGAAAACACTAGCGATTATCGGTGCTCAATGGGGTGATGAAGGCAAAGGCAAAATCACCGACCTCTTAAGCGAAAAATGTGATGTGGTAGTTCGCTACCAAGGCGGGAACAACGCCGGTCACACCATTATCGTCGACGGAAAGAAAATTGTTCTTCACTTAATCCCTTCAGGAATCCTCCACCCTCACTGTGCTTCAGTGATCGGTCACGGAGTGGTTTTTGAACCGGAAGCATTCCAGAAAGAACTTCAGAACGTAGCTGATGCTGGAATTAAAGTGACCTCAGAAAATTTAAAAATTTCTGAAAACGCGACCATCATCACCAGCTACAACAAGCTCCTGGATGCTGCCCGTGAGTCTCAAGGTTCTGTGAAAATCGGAACGACAGGAAAAGGAATCGGACCTGCTTACGAAGATAAAGTAGGAAGACGTGCCGTAAAACTTAAGGATCTTTTCGACCTGGAAAACCTTAAGAAAAAGCTGGCAAGAAATCTGGGTGAAAAAGAAATCCTTTTCAAACACCGCTACAACATCGACTTCCCTTCAATCGAAGAAGAAGCAGCAAGACTTTTTGAACTTGGTAAAAAAGTTCAGCCATTCGTATGCGACACTTTCTCTTTTCTTGATAAAGCTGTTCAGGCCAACAAGAAAATCCTTTTCGAAGGAGCTCAAGGTATTCTTCTTGATGTTGACTACGGAACATACCCGTTTGTTACATCATCATCGACATCTCTGGGTGGAATTTACACTGGCGCTGGAATTCCAGAATCATCTGTTCAGGAAGTTTTGGCCATTACGAAAGCCTACACAACAAGAGTTGGAGAAGGGCCTTTCCCAACTGAACTTTTTGATGAAGTGGGAGAAAAAATCCAGACTATTGGAAAAGAGTTTGGGGCAACAACTGGTAGAAAGCGCCGTTGTGGATGGTTAGACCTTCCACTTCTAAAGTACTCAGTCAAAGCTTCTAACTTAACTTCAATCGCCTTAACAAAACTAGACATCCTTTGTTTTGTTGATGAATTAAAAGTTTGTGTGGCCTATGAATACGAAGGAAAGCAAATTGACTGTGCTTACCCTGGAATCGATCTTTATAAAGCTAAGCCAGTTTATAAAACGCTTAAGCCATTTAAAGATGACTTCACAAATAAGACCGACAAAGACCTTTCTCCTGAACTAAACGCTTACATCAAGGAAATTGAAACATTCCTGGGAATTCCTGTAGGGATTCTAGCGTTTGGACCAGAAAGAAAAGAAATCCTTTTTAGAAAGAATTACTTCTAG
- a CDS encoding DUF4337 domain-containing protein: MTEEVKEDHGFEIKCGVLIAIFAAIMALSDMFAGKYGEDEIKFINEKSSAYMWYQAKSIRETNVEGQRDLINTMIEGKGANDPAVVKLREHTDKLTKKIERYEKEKKEILLGSSKVGEANWVQDVDGKLGQVIGAKEYEEKIEILGRAGDQFDLSNLFFQLCLVMGAISLVVKKEKLQQIFFFVMIGLGLIGSVFSALALNIAVAA; encoded by the coding sequence ATGACTGAGGAAGTAAAAGAAGATCATGGTTTTGAAATTAAGTGCGGAGTTCTGATTGCTATTTTTGCGGCCATCATGGCCTTGTCTGATATGTTTGCCGGGAAATACGGGGAAGATGAAATTAAATTCATCAATGAGAAGTCCAGTGCGTATATGTGGTATCAGGCAAAGAGCATTCGTGAAACCAATGTAGAAGGTCAACGCGACCTGATTAACACAATGATTGAAGGAAAAGGTGCCAATGACCCCGCGGTGGTCAAGTTAAGAGAGCACACTGACAAGCTGACGAAAAAAATTGAGCGTTACGAAAAAGAGAAAAAAGAAATCTTGCTTGGATCAAGTAAAGTCGGTGAGGCCAACTGGGTACAAGACGTAGACGGAAAATTAGGTCAGGTTATCGGCGCTAAAGAATACGAAGAGAAAATTGAAATCTTAGGACGAGCTGGGGATCAGTTTGACCTTTCAAATCTATTTTTTCAATTGTGTCTGGTCATGGGAGCAATCAGCTTAGTGGTGAAGAAAGAAAAACTTCAGCAGATTTTCTTTTTCGTCATGATTGGTTTAGGTCTTATTGGCTCAGTCTTTTCTGCCCTGGCACTTAATATCGCCGTTGCCGCTTAA
- a CDS encoding GNAT family N-acetyltransferase — protein sequence MSSVIRPATFEDITLVIEHDKRHMKEPGFNGSLSHPFLPDHEFDWDKRKEERLLSWTKPVSEEGWSRSFILVQDDLVLGHVHLKNLFHATLHRAQLGMGLEMAARGQGHGKKLLEMAIAWAREQESLSWIDLSYFAHNTPAKKLYTSCGFKELFVYEDRLRIGHHVIDDVVMTLKLK from the coding sequence ATGAGTTCAGTGATTAGACCTGCCACATTTGAAGACATTACTTTAGTTATCGAACATGATAAGAGACACATGAAGGAGCCGGGATTTAACGGCTCCTTGTCTCACCCCTTCCTTCCAGATCACGAATTCGATTGGGACAAAAGAAAAGAAGAGCGCCTCCTTTCATGGACTAAACCTGTTAGTGAAGAAGGTTGGTCGAGAAGTTTTATTCTCGTCCAAGACGATCTCGTCTTAGGTCATGTGCATTTAAAAAATCTTTTCCATGCAACTCTTCACCGCGCTCAACTCGGAATGGGTCTTGAAATGGCGGCCAGAGGTCAGGGGCACGGTAAAAAACTTTTAGAAATGGCGATTGCCTGGGCACGTGAACAAGAAAGCCTGTCCTGGATTGATCTGTCGTATTTTGCCCACAATACTCCGGCAAAAAAACTTTATACGTCATGTGGATTTAAAGAGCTCTTCGTTTACGAAGATCGACTAAGAATCGGCCACCACGTCATCGATGATGTCGTGATGACCTTGAAGTTAAAATAA
- a CDS encoding zinc-binding dehydrogenase — translation MLAAKYIPGEKKLSLKDVAIPEPGPKEVLLKVRAAGICHSDLHILSGEIPYTTSFTMGHEGCGEVVKTGSAVKEKFKDGVLYAVHGPNPCGECSYCKSGHDNLCNSPDRAYIGIGADGAYAEFMVVPARNIVEVPPGISPQVAAVATDAVLTPYHAIKTLGEVTHNTKVLLIGLGGLGMNGLQVALALEADVTVCDLRESSLESAKKLGAKKVFNSKFIEQELKPQSFDVVVDFVGRDSTFLQSQKFVRAGGTIVLVGLGSSQVPIVTASFATYQVKVQGSFWGTHKEMQEVYDLIADKKIKPQVQTAPLKEVNHWLEELEAGKIPGRMALIP, via the coding sequence ATGTTAGCAGCAAAGTATATTCCTGGAGAAAAGAAACTTTCATTAAAAGATGTCGCGATTCCTGAGCCTGGTCCCAAAGAGGTTTTGTTAAAAGTGCGTGCAGCGGGGATTTGTCATTCTGATTTACACATTTTATCAGGAGAAATTCCTTATACGACTTCCTTTACTATGGGGCACGAAGGATGCGGTGAAGTTGTTAAAACGGGAAGTGCGGTTAAAGAAAAATTTAAAGATGGTGTCTTGTATGCGGTTCACGGGCCGAATCCTTGTGGAGAATGCTCATACTGTAAGTCCGGGCACGATAATCTATGCAATAGTCCGGATCGTGCGTACATCGGTATTGGAGCTGACGGAGCTTATGCTGAGTTCATGGTTGTACCAGCAAGAAACATTGTCGAAGTTCCACCTGGAATTTCTCCACAGGTCGCAGCTGTTGCAACAGATGCGGTATTAACACCGTACCATGCAATTAAAACTCTGGGTGAAGTCACTCATAATACAAAAGTCTTACTCATCGGTTTAGGTGGATTGGGAATGAATGGACTGCAAGTCGCGCTGGCCCTTGAGGCCGATGTGACTGTTTGTGACCTAAGAGAGTCATCACTTGAAAGTGCTAAAAAATTAGGAGCAAAAAAAGTCTTTAATTCGAAATTTATCGAACAGGAATTAAAACCTCAGTCCTTTGATGTCGTTGTCGACTTTGTTGGACGAGATTCAACTTTTTTACAGTCCCAAAAGTTCGTCCGTGCAGGTGGAACAATTGTTTTAGTAGGACTTGGTTCTTCTCAGGTACCGATTGTGACTGCTTCATTTGCCACTTATCAAGTGAAAGTACAGGGCTCTTTTTGGGGAACACACAAAGAGATGCAGGAAGTGTATGACTTAATTGCAGATAAAAAAATCAAACCACAAGTCCAGACAGCACCTTTAAAAGAAGTGAATCACTGGCTTGAAGAGCTTGAGGCCGGGAAAATACCAGGCAGAATGGCGCTTATTCCATAA
- the xdhB gene encoding xanthine dehydrogenase molybdopterin binding subunit, which yields MSVGKSVHHDSAIGHVTGTSVFIDDRPRLKNEVFVGVIGAPVCAGKITKIDGSAAMKVDGVFGVFTAHDIPHNNWGTIVPEQPILAFEKIGYIDEPVCVIACRDEETFNKVKKLIKIEAKEEKPILSIDEAIEKKSILCEAKPFVRGNVDEVLKKSPHTLKGAFECGGQEHFYMESQATIAYPLENGQIEVHSSSQHPTETQHVVAHALGLDYSQVVCIVKRMGGGFGGKESQAAHFAAMAGLVAYKLNRPARLALTKDDDMMMTGKRHPFKNFYEVGFDDNGLVTALKVHIYANGGAYVDLTPSILDRAMFHADGCYYLENCYIEGKAVRTHQHSNTAFRGFGGPQGNMTMESIIEDIAHYLKKDSFEIRRLNLYGKESRNVTPYNQVVEHNVLPELFDKLHKDSDYEKRKAEIKAFNEKKNGKLRGLSMTGAKFGIAFTTKFLNQGNALVNIHLDGTIQVSTGATEMGQGVNTKMQQIAATCFGIPHTNVVMMPTSTEKNHNTSPTAASSGADINGGAVFKACEDLLSRLRWVFNELHNSGIQYDTIKTMPPVDLSVDLSHIEFVDSMVVDTKTKKSMAFKDLLKQAYLNQFSLAGYAFYKTPDLGFDKNTCQGRAFNYFTNGAAVSEVEIDEYTGELKVLRTDILMDLGRPINPGIDIGQVSGAFVQGMGWVTTENLFYHESGKLLAHSPTTYKIPNIQDTPRVFNVELLENHTNTRNVMRSKAVGEPPLLLGASVWTAVKNALFYRSKGEVPHITSPATNEVILMELNRYE from the coding sequence GTGAGTGTGGGAAAAAGTGTTCATCATGATTCAGCAATAGGCCACGTCACGGGAACGAGTGTTTTTATCGACGATCGCCCGAGATTAAAAAACGAAGTGTTTGTTGGTGTGATTGGAGCTCCTGTTTGTGCTGGGAAAATTACGAAGATTGACGGTTCGGCCGCAATGAAAGTTGATGGGGTTTTCGGAGTTTTTACAGCTCACGATATCCCTCACAATAACTGGGGGACGATTGTCCCGGAGCAACCGATTCTAGCTTTTGAAAAAATTGGCTACATTGATGAACCGGTTTGTGTCATCGCTTGTCGCGATGAAGAGACTTTTAACAAAGTTAAAAAATTAATTAAGATTGAAGCAAAAGAAGAAAAACCAATCCTCTCGATTGATGAGGCGATTGAAAAAAAATCTATTCTCTGCGAGGCTAAGCCTTTTGTTAGAGGAAATGTGGATGAGGTTTTAAAGAAATCTCCTCACACTCTAAAGGGCGCTTTTGAGTGTGGCGGGCAAGAGCATTTTTATATGGAAAGCCAGGCGACGATTGCTTATCCATTAGAGAATGGACAGATTGAAGTTCACTCTTCATCTCAGCACCCGACTGAAACTCAGCACGTGGTGGCCCATGCTCTGGGGCTTGATTACTCTCAGGTCGTTTGTATTGTCAAAAGAATGGGCGGAGGTTTTGGTGGTAAAGAATCACAGGCTGCACACTTTGCTGCGATGGCAGGGCTTGTTGCTTATAAATTAAATCGCCCGGCAAGACTTGCGCTGACAAAAGATGACGACATGATGATGACGGGGAAACGCCACCCGTTTAAGAATTTTTATGAAGTGGGATTTGACGACAATGGTTTAGTCACAGCTCTAAAAGTCCATATCTATGCTAATGGCGGAGCTTATGTTGATTTAACTCCTTCGATTTTAGATAGGGCCATGTTTCACGCAGACGGATGTTACTATCTGGAAAACTGCTACATCGAAGGAAAAGCCGTCCGCACTCATCAGCATTCAAATACGGCCTTTAGAGGATTCGGCGGACCTCAAGGGAATATGACGATGGAGAGTATTATTGAAGATATTGCTCACTATCTGAAAAAAGATTCATTTGAGATCAGACGATTAAATCTTTATGGAAAAGAGTCGCGCAACGTGACTCCCTATAACCAGGTTGTAGAACACAATGTTCTTCCTGAACTTTTTGATAAACTTCATAAAGACAGCGATTACGAAAAGAGAAAGGCAGAAATTAAGGCCTTCAATGAAAAGAAAAACGGAAAGCTTCGTGGTCTATCAATGACCGGAGCAAAATTCGGGATTGCTTTTACGACTAAATTCTTAAATCAGGGGAATGCCCTGGTGAATATTCACCTTGATGGGACGATTCAAGTTTCAACTGGGGCCACAGAGATGGGGCAAGGGGTGAATACAAAGATGCAGCAGATTGCAGCGACATGTTTTGGGATTCCTCATACAAATGTTGTGATGATGCCGACATCAACTGAAAAAAACCACAACACTTCTCCGACAGCGGCCTCAAGTGGAGCCGATATTAACGGAGGAGCTGTCTTTAAAGCTTGTGAGGATTTACTCTCAAGACTTCGCTGGGTGTTTAATGAGCTTCATAACTCCGGCATTCAGTACGACACCATTAAAACGATGCCGCCGGTTGATTTAAGTGTGGATTTATCGCACATTGAATTTGTCGATAGTATGGTTGTTGATACAAAAACTAAAAAGAGCATGGCCTTCAAAGATTTACTAAAGCAGGCCTACTTAAATCAATTTTCTCTTGCAGGTTATGCTTTTTATAAAACACCTGATCTTGGGTTTGATAAGAACACTTGTCAGGGAAGAGCGTTTAATTATTTCACTAACGGCGCCGCTGTCAGTGAAGTTGAAATTGATGAATACACAGGAGAGCTAAAAGTTCTTCGCACCGATATTCTTATGGATTTGGGGCGCCCGATTAATCCGGGGATTGATATCGGACAGGTGAGTGGAGCTTTTGTTCAAGGGATGGGATGGGTAACGACAGAAAACCTTTTCTATCATGAATCAGGGAAACTTCTGGCCCATAGCCCGACAACTTATAAAATTCCAAACATTCAGGACACGCCGAGAGTTTTTAATGTTGAGCTATTAGAAAATCACACTAACACCAGAAACGTGATGAGATCAAAGGCCGTTGGTGAGCCACCTCTGCTTTTAGGAGCGAGTGTGTGGACCGCAGTGAAGAATGCTCTTTTTTATAGAAGTAAAGGAGAGGTTCCGCACATTACAAGTCCAGCGACTAACGAAGTGATTTTGATGGAGCTTAATCGTTATGAATAA
- the xdhC gene encoding xanthine dehydrogenase accessory protein XdhC, whose product MNKPILERILELQDSGETFIVATLVNTRGSAPQEVGAKVLVGERGYIDGTIGGGKVEERVIAHSKEMLRTNMANDYAEWNLQTDIKMTCGGVVSFFFERVQKKPSWEIAVFGAGHVAQEVVRLLLKLECSLTCVDPRQEWLDKLPEHHKLKKVQTSEMKDVVALLRPGTFIASMTMGHAFDLPILQAAMERNVFPYIGAIGSDSKAAVLRADLKKQNVSPELVSKLYCPIGEPIGNNTPVEIAISIVAQMIKLRDL is encoded by the coding sequence ATGAATAAACCGATTCTCGAGAGAATTTTAGAGCTTCAAGACAGTGGAGAGACATTTATTGTCGCGACTTTGGTTAACACCAGAGGAAGTGCTCCACAGGAAGTTGGCGCTAAAGTTTTAGTCGGGGAAAGGGGTTATATCGATGGCACGATTGGTGGAGGAAAAGTTGAGGAGCGAGTGATTGCTCATTCAAAAGAGATGTTAAGAACCAACATGGCAAACGACTATGCGGAGTGGAACCTTCAAACTGACATCAAGATGACGTGTGGAGGAGTGGTGAGTTTTTTCTTTGAACGAGTTCAGAAAAAACCATCATGGGAGATTGCTGTTTTTGGAGCGGGACATGTGGCCCAGGAAGTCGTAAGACTTTTATTAAAACTAGAATGCTCACTTACTTGCGTTGATCCCCGCCAGGAATGGTTGGATAAACTTCCAGAGCATCACAAACTAAAAAAAGTTCAGACGAGCGAAATGAAAGATGTAGTGGCCCTGCTCCGGCCTGGAACTTTTATTGCCTCTATGACCATGGGGCATGCTTTTGACTTACCAATCCTTCAAGCTGCAATGGAAAGAAATGTGTTTCCTTATATTGGGGCCATTGGCAGTGACTCAAAAGCTGCGGTTCTTCGCGCTGATCTAAAAAAGCAAAACGTTTCACCTGAGCTTGTTTCAAAACTTTATTGTCCAATTGGAGAACCTATTGGAAATAACACACCAGTAGAAATCGCTATTAGCATCGTGGCGCAAATGATTAAATTGCGCGATCTTTAA
- the xdhA gene encoding xanthine dehydrogenase small subunit, producing the protein MKTTNTITTKINDQRVEIKGENAFMTLGNFLRNEESLTGTKIVCAEGDCGACTVLIAKDVDASGKLEFKSVNSCILPLYLIDGAQVVTVEGIGKNVGMNIDLHEVQQKMIDHNGAQCGYCTPGFICAMAGAVEKVKSCGGTLSEKKAKNFLTGNLCRCTGYQPIIDAATSIDLNKVELLKDRYHSPEWISEMKTIKSQTVEMKFTDKSIFLPATLKEALKKKSEKNDVRLIAGSTDIGVVVNKGKLDTPDTMALYHIDELNVISHDDQFINVGATVTLTEFEDYVEKHFPEMSRLLRIFASPQIKNQGTVVGNVVNASPIADTIPFLMVSDAIVELESTSGKREVVLPKFYVGYKKLDIKADEIVTRVKIPVLAKNEKTRLYKVSMRKDLDISAVTFAARIVFDGKKMTKVSIALGGVAATVMRLSDIEAKLTGKDFSEKIFHEAAASLDQYIKPLSDLRASKEYRMLVAGNYFKKFALEIGGEL; encoded by the coding sequence ATGAAAACTACAAATACGATCACTACCAAAATCAACGACCAAAGAGTTGAAATCAAGGGCGAAAATGCCTTCATGACTCTCGGTAATTTCCTTAGAAATGAAGAGTCTTTAACCGGGACAAAAATTGTTTGTGCCGAAGGCGACTGTGGGGCCTGTACCGTCCTGATCGCCAAAGACGTCGACGCTTCAGGAAAGCTGGAATTTAAATCGGTCAACTCATGCATTCTTCCTCTATATCTCATTGATGGCGCTCAAGTCGTCACGGTTGAAGGGATTGGAAAAAATGTGGGAATGAATATCGACCTGCATGAAGTTCAGCAGAAGATGATTGATCACAACGGAGCTCAGTGTGGATACTGCACGCCTGGATTTATTTGTGCCATGGCCGGAGCTGTTGAGAAGGTGAAGTCGTGTGGTGGAACGCTAAGTGAGAAAAAAGCGAAAAACTTCTTAACTGGAAATCTTTGTCGTTGTACCGGTTACCAGCCGATTATCGATGCAGCAACATCGATTGATTTAAATAAAGTCGAATTATTGAAAGACCGCTACCACAGCCCAGAGTGGATCAGCGAAATGAAGACAATCAAATCACAGACAGTTGAAATGAAATTTACAGATAAGAGTATTTTTCTTCCAGCGACGCTTAAAGAAGCACTTAAAAAGAAATCAGAAAAAAATGATGTGCGCTTAATTGCCGGCTCAACTGATATTGGCGTTGTGGTCAACAAAGGAAAGCTTGATACGCCGGATACGATGGCGCTTTATCATATCGATGAGCTCAATGTGATTTCTCACGATGATCAATTTATCAATGTGGGAGCAACGGTTACCTTGACTGAGTTTGAAGACTACGTGGAAAAGCATTTCCCGGAAATGTCGCGCCTTCTGCGCATTTTTGCTTCTCCGCAAATTAAGAATCAGGGGACAGTGGTTGGAAACGTGGTGAATGCTTCTCCGATTGCTGATACGATTCCATTTTTGATGGTGAGTGATGCGATTGTTGAATTAGAAAGCACGAGTGGTAAGCGTGAAGTTGTGCTTCCAAAATTTTATGTGGGTTATAAAAAGCTCGACATTAAAGCTGATGAGATTGTGACGAGAGTAAAAATTCCAGTGTTGGCAAAAAATGAAAAGACCAGACTGTATAAAGTTTCAATGAGAAAAGACCTGGATATCTCCGCTGTCACTTTTGCCGCTAGAATTGTTTTTGATGGCAAAAAAATGACAAAGGTGTCGATCGCTCTTGGTGGAGTGGCGGCAACGGTTATGAGACTTTCAGACATCGAAGCAAAGCTTACTGGCAAAGATTTTTCAGAGAAAATTTTCCATGAGGCTGCCGCTTCTTTAGATCAATACATTAAACCACTTTCTGATTTACGTGCTTCAAAAGAGTACAGAATGCTGGTGGCGGGGAACTACTTCAAAAAGTTCGCTCTGGAAATAGGAGGTGAGCTGTGA